The DNA region ACTATATACCACcacactatacagtggggcaaaaaagtatttagtcagccaccaattgtgcaagttctcccacttaaaaagatgagagaggcctgtaattttcatcataggtacacttcaactatgacagacaaaatgagaaagaaaaaaaatccagaaaaatcacattgtaggatttttaatgaatttatttgcaaattatggtggaaaataagtatttggtcacctacaaacaagcaacatttctggctctcacagacctgtaacttcttctttaagaggctcctctgtcctccactcgttacctgtattaatggcacctgtttgaatgaACTAAATCACCTAATCATacctaatcatactatataatcatactatataatcatactatataaccatactatatattaccacactctatatcaccataatatatataatcatactatataaccatactatataaccatactatatattaccacactctatatcaccataatatatataatcatactatataaccatactatttaaccatactatataaccaatactatatattaccacactataTCTGAAACACTTTATGCTAATGATAGTATGAAGCTGTTTCAAGCAATAGCCAGCTCACTTTGATATGCATTTTCAAGCACGGGTAGAAACAGCTAGGTGTTCGGCTGGTACCTTCAGCAGGCAGCAGATGGCACTGCTAGGGGTGATGCCAACGTCTGTCAGGACCCAGCTGTCCCGAAGGATGGCACCAGCATAGCTCAGCTCCAGGAAGTACCTCACCTGCTTGTCGTCTGACAGTTGCACGTGGAAGTAATCCTGCCAGAGGAAGAAGATTGGAAACACAAGGAGCCGTAATTGAGTGTCCCATACAATCAGAGTGAGAGGGCTCAGCACTGATGGAGCCGTAATGGAGGGTGTCCCACACAGACACCCATTATGGAGGGTGTTCCACCCAGGCAGATGTCAATGTTTACCATACAATAATTGTAAAAGTGTCCAAATGTGTACAATTAAGAAATAAGGcccaaggaggtgtggtatatggccaatataccacggccaagggctgttcttaggcacaacgcaacgtggaggtatattggccatataccacaaacccccaaggtgacttctttttttttcttctccaatttagtggtatccaattggtagttacagtcttgtcccattgctacaactcccatatggacttgggagaggcgagagccaagagccgtgcgtcctccgaaacacaacccagccaagccacactgcttcatgACACCatgcccgcttaacctggaagccagccgtgTCGACCGTGTCAGCGGGCACTGctgcgtgcactgcgcctggcccgccacaggagtcactcgTGCGTGATGGGACAATGTTGACAAAGCACTGCTGGCGTGgctgtctcctactgtaagtactatcgccctatcacatgtctcctactgtaagtactatcgccccatcacatgtctcctactgtaagtactatcgccccatcacacgtctcctactgtaagtactatcgccccATCACATAACCATATCTCCTACTGTAGGTACTATCACCCCATCACATAaccatgtctcctactgtaagtactatcgccccatcacatgtctcctactgtaagtaccaTCGCCCCATCacgtctcctactgtaagtacgaTCGCCCCATCacgtctcctactgtaagtactatcaCCCCATCACATAACCATGTCTCCTATTGTAAGTACTAGTCACATACTTTACTTGACACCAGCCAAATGAACAAATTGCTTCTTAGAATCATCTTCCTTTCCCATTGAGCTGTTGGCTGAGGTTGGAgaagccaggaggaaggcatggccagccgttgagaaatgcttgttgaagtttttggttatcatggatttatctgtggcgactgtgttacctagcctcaatgcagtgggcagctgggagggatGCAAACAGGCTCACATAAACCCTTCATGAagacaagtagcctagtggttagagtgttggactggtaaccggaaggttgcaagttcaaatccctgaactgacaaggtacaaatctgtcattctgcccctgaacaggcagttaacccactgttcctaggcctttaatgaaaataagaatttgtttttaactgacttgccttgtaaaataaaaatttgaagcagagcttaatttgtaaattgggAGGTGCCAGAGGAGGGGCTCTGTGGTACCAGAACTCATGAGAAAAAAGATCACCTATTATAATAGAGCATTGAACGCATATCATCACATTTgggtagagcagtagagtagagccaTTTACAGTAGGTGAACACATGGGGAACATTTTTAGTAGCCTAGGGTCCGGGAAAGTGTTGGCCTTTTTAAAACCGCATTTCGTGCAATTCTACATCCTTTTACATAACTGGAGACTTTGGCATTATCTTTTTTTAATCCGCACAAATGATCGAAatggcaggctactttgacactgacaaacttagtatctgagatcaataaaaacgaccttgtcttgaatccatcaatagcctataggcctaggtTTGTGGAGAAACATATagtaggctacaatatgaggaggaaattagtcctaaaaatgctttccagtttcactgactcacccaatgatgcgcagctcactCGCTGGAGATTGTCGATGCGCTCGTGTCAAaagcctatctctccctctctctgttttgtaaaacaatgtttgggagttgatcaaatattttggtagtcTACAGCATAGTCTTATCTTTTCAGCAAGAGTCATTGCTTTTCAACCTGTGTTTTCCctcgattgtatttgaaatattgcaaaaggcctgttttgtctgcgtgctgttttttcactgacagatttgcctcgcgttcccgactgtaggctattctttgttattgggctacaatccGCAGCTAGGCTATTTAAAAACAGGGGCCATTGGTCCTTTGTAGCTAAATTATAGGGTTTCTCATGACGTATTAGGCTATTCTGAATGATTtaatttatttctgaacagacagcagtaattccGTAACTTTAGAAAATTCCTCCAGAACCCTTCATGcagctatgattctataaggaaacaAATGATGAAGTGCAACTCTGGAGAGATGAGGGGGCAGGATAATTGACGAAGAGGCAACTCGAATGAACTTTGATCGCTTTTATTATAATTGTTACATAGCAAAAAGTGAAAATTATTTTTCATGGCACGAGAGGTACCGGATTCGGCCAAGTAGGTTCCGGAACAAAACAGTCCAGAACGGAACGGTGCCGGATCCTGTTCTGGCATGATCctgctcaaattaagcactgatTTGAAGTACCTAGGCCTCTACCTGCTGAGTATAAAGATTATTAAACTAGATTCAGTGGGCTTGTCATTCACAGTACTGATGAAAAATCAAGTACAGTTGATCTAAATGTGGATATACGAGGACATCTAGTGGTCCccggattaaaaaaaaataatcatgcAAGCTATCTTTGTACTAGCATGTGATGCCATATATTTGACGCaggtatttatttttcaacatgtATTGTCATTGACTGGAACAAAATATAATTGTATGAGCTATGCCTCTGTGTCCCGGCGTTGTTGTACCCCTCTACTATCTGGCTTGGTGGGGCGATCTCGTTCTGCATGCCTGCTTCACTTATATTCAATGTGTCGTCATGCATTTGTGCATGCACGCTGTTAACGGTCATACCCGTcttgctaacttagctagctcatCAACCAGTATTTTATTCTCTTTTTCTGCACGATAGCACTTATTAAAGCCTTGAAACTCATGGGGACCCCACTGTTACCACGGGTCATCGAGCTAGCCCTTATTTGGCAGCAGGGTTGCATCGGTTTCCATTGGATTTGACAGCTTGTTAGgctggctagctaggtagctaattcGCTAACGCGAACTGTTTATCACGTAGCAGCCTATGCTGACTAGCATCGCTAGCAACTAGCTAACATGGATAAAGTCTAGTCGTGGGTCCACAAAATCAAACAAATGGTACTGAACTGATGACAAAATCATGTTTAGAAATTGTAGTAgctatttatgtttttgttgttgttgttgcttaatgacattgcgaatatcatattttttGTCATTTAACTACCGGTATTTATTTAATCCGGTTTCGGCATGAGAAAAGTATTAATCGCAAATTCCAGCACTAACGGATACCGGGAAAAATAAATATGAGAACCGGTCACGAATGCGGAGCCACGCCCTAAAATAACATGTGACCACAAGGCGTTTGTGACGCAATCATGCGTTCCAACTTTGTCataattgtctgtaggttctaaaTTGCTTATGAGCTTGGCTGCCCTTCAGAAAGTAGCTGATTCTTGTACTTTACAGCTGTATTTTCCTACAGTTACTAATAATACTAGCAACAAAACAGATTTCATTCCTTAAAATGATATTGCCAGATGGAAGAAAATAATAAGGTAGGCCTAAACTGTAATAAGATATACCTTAAAGACTGCTTGTGTTTAATCCTGAATCCAGTTGCCCCTCTTGTACTGGGATAAAACAATAGGCAAGCCATGAACCTTATGGAGGAGTACATGTGTTTTGTAGACACACCTGGGTTCTAGACTGGCTGAGGTAAACATTTTAGGAAAGCCTGGGTTTTTAATATCGAAGTCATTCTAAGGGGTAGGTTTGACAAAGcaaatgagtgagtgagtcttTGACATGAAGACAGTGGTTAGATTCTGCCATTGGGACTGCTCTGATGTTTCCATTCTCTCCTGGTTATGACCATAGAGCCTTGTCCCAGTCTCtagacctgcctgtctgtgtgatggATTACCACCTGACCTCTGAAGCTGTCAATGAGATGGTATGTTGACCTTGTCATTTCAGTGATGCTATCATTGGCAATGTTGACGTACCACAACCATCTCTGTTGTGTTGCAGTTGTTTAATTGGCCCAACGTTGCCAATGCTCCTCCCCTCTTTAACAGTTAATAATTATTTCAGTATGATATTTGTTGTTAATTAAGTTTGATTATTtgcaatataattacatttctacCAGGAGCAGAGCAATTCTACCAGGAGCAGAGCAACCTCAGTGATGGAAACCACAGAAGAGGGAAAGCTCAACAATGTGGAACATCTGACACTTATGGACTTCCTTCAAAACCTAACTGAGAAGTATGTTCTGTTTTCTTTGGTACTATCACACCTTCAAGGAAATAGGATCAAATTAGAAACTGATCAATCTGAAAAAAATGTTCAGTGCTAGAAAAGTTGTCACATTGCAATTTTGCCAAAACAACTGACACAAAGCAAGTATAACTTCACGATCAggcaaataattaaataaaaactaTTCTGCCACGCATCCTGATATGACAACATTTATAACAATATTGTTTTCAGGCAATGGAGGGGGATTCGTGAGGGTATGTTTGACCCGGTAAGATCATGTTACTGACAATTTAATCAGATTACCATGAAAACTCTGCCTAATGTTTAACCTTGTTCATAAGCTTTTGAAAGACGCACtatgcaacattttaaaacacttctTCTGTTTCTGGAATACAGCTGACAAAACAACAGCTTGCCGGCTTGTGTCTGAGGATTGTCCAGTTTTTATCGGACAAGCTGATGCAGATCATCATCCCAGGTCTTTACGAACTACTGGGCATCCAAGATGCTGCCTCTTCTCCATTGTCACAGAGATCTCTCACAGCGTCACTCACCAGTCTGTTAGACGATAAGACTAACACCAAGTCCCGCGTGAGATTTACTGAGGCTGGTGTACCTAAGAGGCCAGGCAGTCGAAAGTCTTACAATAGCTTTCGCATCCCGACTCCCTACCCTTCCTCCAACTGTatggagcaggaagaggaagaagaacaggAATCACAACTTAAGTTCAAGGAGATTTACCTGACTAAGGGCAGTCTGGGCAGTGGAAGCTACCTGCCCAAGGGGGCCATGAGGTATGTTCTTAAAGGGAAATTTAACAACTTCGTATTCATCTCCAGCATCACCATATGTGAAAATTACACATTTCCATGctttgtagtaaaaaaaatatagaggGACGTAACTGTTTCCAATAGTGCTGAgaaattagtgctttttgaggttggtttggtttccattcaaatatttaaaaaataatcacggttttGGATTTCAATACTTTTTTTAGACATTGAATGCACTATGGATTATgtgtgttgaatgctgtaacaacacataataaaacaatgaataaaagtcccatgatggtagtgactgtccattactgttTATGACTTATCAACATCATTTACTTTCtcatataaaatatttatttgatgactttattatttcattccaagtcatcaactcatctctatagagctgctgcttatcctgtctgacaaaatcactattttagtagttcttctaaGTAAATAAGACCTACTTTTATGACCGCTGAACACCAActgtcaatcacttagatcatgtatttccaGGTAGAGAATCCTCGCAACGCAACTGCTTTTTATCTCTCTCATGCATTCTCTCGTCTCTCCGTCTCAGTTAATGAGGTTTCCGTATCTGCTCCACACAGAGTGGACAAGCAAGTGggcgtgcaatggattatggGAATTAATTGCCGTATTTTctgtgctaaactatgtagaatattggcctgttggaaactacaactccctactacattgcatagttcgtgcttgatctgatttatctctacagaaactgAGCATCGAgctcacagaagaagaaaaaaattaactatatggaattcaaataattgagccgacgtcggtcaattagttgtttaaaaaccgaaaaataacaaaaatgttggTTAAATGCTCAGCTCTAGATTCTAATCACATCATCAGTGTGCAtcgtgtgattttaaccaattatgagtaggcatttcctactaattggttgatgatgtcatagaaaacacttatcttcctctttcttttttactacaaaacatagaaatgcccgtttttcacatatgctgatgttggggtggtgctggagatgatgaatatgaagttgaaacatTTAGAAATTTCCCTTTAACATTTCTTCAAACTGCCTTGTATTTATGATTGTCCTTGAAGTTATTAGAAGTTACAGTATTTGAAGTTTATAGCAATTTGGATTTTTGTAGAGGATAGATATTGCCAGGATAGATAGATATCTACAGGCCAGTTTCAATACAAATGACTTATACAAAATACACTTTATTGGGCTTTAGAAATTAAGCAGTTAGGCTGACATCACACTAAGGTTTTTTCTCAGAGAAACAGCAGCGTTTTCCTCATTGTTTTCAATGGTGCAGatgtatttgacacactgaatgtgCATCACAGCCTTACATATTATTTGT from Oncorhynchus mykiss isolate Arlee chromosome 1, USDA_OmykA_1.1, whole genome shotgun sequence includes:
- the LOC118966328 gene encoding uncharacterized protein LOC118966328 yields the protein MEQSNSTRSRATSVMETTEEGKLNNVEHLTLMDFLQNLTEKQWRGIREGMFDPLTKQQLAGLCLRIVQFLSDKLMQIIIPGLYELLGIQDAASSPLSQRSLTASLTSLLDDKTNTKSRVRFTEAGVPKRPGSRKSYNSFRIPTPYPSSNCMEQEEEEEQESQLKFKEIYLTKGSLGSGSYLPKGAMRTLTSLSDVQKKTTNSETLQVLLGVSEDTLVTCVQDSLQDSLSKLAL